One window from the genome of Chiroxiphia lanceolata isolate bChiLan1 chromosome 15, bChiLan1.pri, whole genome shotgun sequence encodes:
- the CDC23 gene encoding cell division cycle protein 23 homolog isoform X1 codes for MQVFCDSLCTKSPDIKTVLDSPPSAPRPRPQRSGSRPRSNGGRCGDGARQRRCRCRLLGPAGDQEAAAERGGAEPRAGPAAQREMEDARDLDAYTLAKSYFDLKEYDRAAYFLRGCKSQKAYFLYMYSRYLSGEKKKDDETVDSLGPLEKGQVKNEALRELRVELSKKHKARELDGFGLYLYGVVLRKLDLVKEAIDVFVEAAHVLPLHWGAWLELCNLITDKEMLKFLSLPDTWMKEFFLAHIYTELQLIEEALQKYQSLIDAGFSKSTYIISQIAVAYHNIRDIDKALSIFNELRKQDPYRIENMDTFSNLLYVRSMKPELSYLAHNLCEIDKYRVETCCVIGNYYSLRSQHEKAALYFQRALKLNPRYLGAWTLMGHEYMEMKNTSAAIQAYRHAIEVNKRDYRAWYGLGQTYEILKMPFYCLYYYRRAHQLRPNDSRMLVALGECYEKLNQLVEAKKCYWRAYAVGDVEKMALVKLSKLHEQLNESEQAAQCYIKYIQDIYSCGEIVEHLEVSTAFRYLAQYYFKCKLWDEASACAQKCCAFNDTREEGKALLRQILQLRNQGETSSTDVPAPLFLPASLSANNTPTRRVSPLNLSSVTP; via the exons ATGCAGGTGTTTTGCGATAGCCTCTGTACAAAGTCTCCCGACATAAAAACCGTGCTTGACAGCCCGCCCTCAGCCCCGAGACCGCGCCCTCAGCGCTCGGGCTCGAGACCCCGCAGCAATGGCGGCCGCTGTGGCGATGGCGCCCGGCAGCGGCGGTGCCGGTGCCGACTTCTCGGACCTGCGGGAGATcaagaagcagctgctgagcgTGGCGGAGCGGAGCCGCGAGCGGGGCCTGCAGCACAGCGGGAAATg GAGGATGCTCGTGACCTGGATGCCTACACACTGGCCAAGTCTTACTTTGATCTGAAGGAATATGACAGGGCTGCCTACTTTTTACGGGGCTGCAAGAGCCAGAAAGCTTACTTCTTGTACATGTACTCCAGATACCTG tcaggggaaaagaagaaggatGATGAGACAGTGGATAGTTTGG GACCTCTGGAAAAAGGACAGGTGAAAAATGAAGCTCTACGAGAACTGAGAGTTGAGCTCAGCAAGAAGCACAAGGCACGGGAACTGGATGGATTTGGCCTTTATCT GTATGGTGTTGTGCTGCGGAAGCTGGACCTGGTGAAAGAAGCAATAGATGTGTTTGTTGAAGCTGCTCATGTCTTGCCTTTGCACTGGGGAGCCTGGCTGGAGCTTTGCAACTTGATTACAGATAAAGAGATG CTGAAGTTCCTGTCCTTGCCAGATACATGGATGAAAGAGTTCTTTCTTGCACACATTTATACAGAGCTACAGCTGATAGAGGAGGCCCTGCAGAAGTATCAGAGCCTCATTGATGCAGGATTTTCCAAGAGCACTTACATCATCTCTCAGATCGCAGTTGCCTACCACAATATTCGAG ATATTGACAAAGCCTTATCCATCTTTAATGAGCTAAGGAAACAAGATCCTTACAGGATAGAAAACATGGACACTTTCTCCAACTTGCTCTATGTAAGG AGCATGAAGCCTGAGCTGAGCTACCTGGCTCATAATCTCTGTGAGATAGACAAGTACCGTGTGGAGACCTGCTGTGTCATCG GAAATTATTATAGCTTGCGTTCCCAGCATGAAAAAGCAGCACTCTATTTCCAAAGGGCCTTGAAACTGAATCCTCGTTATCTGGGAGCCTGGACACTTATGGGACATGAGTATATGGAAATGAAGAATACATCTGCAGCTATCCAGGCTTACAG ACATGCAATAGAGGTGAACAAAAGGGACTACAGAGCGTGGTATGGCTTGGGACAAACCTATGAAATCCTCAAGATGCCATTTTATTGTCTCTACTACTACAGACGGGCCCACCAGCTCAG ACCGAACGATTCTCGTATGCTGGTTGCTCTAGGAGAATGCTATGAGAAACTCAATCAGTTGGTGGAAGCCAAAAAG TGCTATTGGAGGGCttatgctgtgggagatgtgGAGAAAATGGCACTTGTGAAACTTTCCAA GCTGCACGAGCAGCTGAATGAATCTGAACAGGCAGCTCAGTGCTACATCAAATACATCCAGGATATCTATTCCTGTGGG GAGATAGTGGAGCACCTGGAGGTCAGCACTGCATTCCGCTACCTGGCCCAGTACTACTTCAAGTGTAAGCTCTGGGATGAAGCCTCAGCATGTGCTCAGAAGTGCTGTGCCTTCAATGAT ACTAGAGAAGAGGGAAAGGCCCTGCTGCGGCAGATCTTACAGCTTCGCAACCAAGGAGAAACATCATCCACAGATGTTCCTGCTCCCTTATTCCTCCCTGCGTCACTGTCAGCCAACAACACTCCCACACGTCGTGTCTCCCCGCTCAACCTGTCCTCTGTAACACCATGA
- the CDC23 gene encoding cell division cycle protein 23 homolog isoform X2, translating into MAAAVAMAPGSGGAGADFSDLREIKKQLLSVAERSRERGLQHSGKWAAELAFALEPLPLSELPPPPALTEEDARDLDAYTLAKSYFDLKEYDRAAYFLRGCKSQKAYFLYMYSRYLSGEKKKDDETVDSLGPLEKGQVKNEALRELRVELSKKHKARELDGFGLYLYGVVLRKLDLVKEAIDVFVEAAHVLPLHWGAWLELCNLITDKEMLKFLSLPDTWMKEFFLAHIYTELQLIEEALQKYQSLIDAGFSKSTYIISQIAVAYHNIRDIDKALSIFNELRKQDPYRIENMDTFSNLLYVRSMKPELSYLAHNLCEIDKYRVETCCVIGNYYSLRSQHEKAALYFQRALKLNPRYLGAWTLMGHEYMEMKNTSAAIQAYRHAIEVNKRDYRAWYGLGQTYEILKMPFYCLYYYRRAHQLRPNDSRMLVALGECYEKLNQLVEAKKCYWRAYAVGDVEKMALVKLSKLHEQLNESEQAAQCYIKYIQDIYSCGEIVEHLEVSTAFRYLAQYYFKCKLWDEASACAQKCCAFNDTREEGKALLRQILQLRNQGETSSTDVPAPLFLPASLSANNTPTRRVSPLNLSSVTP; encoded by the exons ATGGCGGCCGCTGTGGCGATGGCGCCCGGCAGCGGCGGTGCCGGTGCCGACTTCTCGGACCTGCGGGAGATcaagaagcagctgctgagcgTGGCGGAGCGGAGCCGCGAGCGGGGCCTGCAGCACAGCGGGAAATg GGCCGCCGAGCTCGCGTTCGCGCTGGAGCCGCTGCCGCTGAGCGAGCTGCCGCCGCCACCCGCGCTCACCGAG GAGGATGCTCGTGACCTGGATGCCTACACACTGGCCAAGTCTTACTTTGATCTGAAGGAATATGACAGGGCTGCCTACTTTTTACGGGGCTGCAAGAGCCAGAAAGCTTACTTCTTGTACATGTACTCCAGATACCTG tcaggggaaaagaagaaggatGATGAGACAGTGGATAGTTTGG GACCTCTGGAAAAAGGACAGGTGAAAAATGAAGCTCTACGAGAACTGAGAGTTGAGCTCAGCAAGAAGCACAAGGCACGGGAACTGGATGGATTTGGCCTTTATCT GTATGGTGTTGTGCTGCGGAAGCTGGACCTGGTGAAAGAAGCAATAGATGTGTTTGTTGAAGCTGCTCATGTCTTGCCTTTGCACTGGGGAGCCTGGCTGGAGCTTTGCAACTTGATTACAGATAAAGAGATG CTGAAGTTCCTGTCCTTGCCAGATACATGGATGAAAGAGTTCTTTCTTGCACACATTTATACAGAGCTACAGCTGATAGAGGAGGCCCTGCAGAAGTATCAGAGCCTCATTGATGCAGGATTTTCCAAGAGCACTTACATCATCTCTCAGATCGCAGTTGCCTACCACAATATTCGAG ATATTGACAAAGCCTTATCCATCTTTAATGAGCTAAGGAAACAAGATCCTTACAGGATAGAAAACATGGACACTTTCTCCAACTTGCTCTATGTAAGG AGCATGAAGCCTGAGCTGAGCTACCTGGCTCATAATCTCTGTGAGATAGACAAGTACCGTGTGGAGACCTGCTGTGTCATCG GAAATTATTATAGCTTGCGTTCCCAGCATGAAAAAGCAGCACTCTATTTCCAAAGGGCCTTGAAACTGAATCCTCGTTATCTGGGAGCCTGGACACTTATGGGACATGAGTATATGGAAATGAAGAATACATCTGCAGCTATCCAGGCTTACAG ACATGCAATAGAGGTGAACAAAAGGGACTACAGAGCGTGGTATGGCTTGGGACAAACCTATGAAATCCTCAAGATGCCATTTTATTGTCTCTACTACTACAGACGGGCCCACCAGCTCAG ACCGAACGATTCTCGTATGCTGGTTGCTCTAGGAGAATGCTATGAGAAACTCAATCAGTTGGTGGAAGCCAAAAAG TGCTATTGGAGGGCttatgctgtgggagatgtgGAGAAAATGGCACTTGTGAAACTTTCCAA GCTGCACGAGCAGCTGAATGAATCTGAACAGGCAGCTCAGTGCTACATCAAATACATCCAGGATATCTATTCCTGTGGG GAGATAGTGGAGCACCTGGAGGTCAGCACTGCATTCCGCTACCTGGCCCAGTACTACTTCAAGTGTAAGCTCTGGGATGAAGCCTCAGCATGTGCTCAGAAGTGCTGTGCCTTCAATGAT ACTAGAGAAGAGGGAAAGGCCCTGCTGCGGCAGATCTTACAGCTTCGCAACCAAGGAGAAACATCATCCACAGATGTTCCTGCTCCCTTATTCCTCCCTGCGTCACTGTCAGCCAACAACACTCCCACACGTCGTGTCTCCCCGCTCAACCTGTCCTCTGTAACACCATGA